One genomic segment of Stenotrophomonas sp. 704A1 includes these proteins:
- a CDS encoding TerC family protein yields the protein MEWLADPSIWMGLATLVVLEIVLGIDNLVFIAILADKLPPHQRDRARVIGLALALLMRLVLLAALAWIMKLTEPLLTLFEHSFSGRDLILLGGGLFLLFKGTMELHERLEGREHHEEGRKVYASFAMVVAQIVVLDAVFSLDSVITAVGMVDNLGVMYAAVTIAMALMLVASKPLTRFVNKHPTVVVLCLGFLLMIGFSLVAEGLGYRIPKGYLYAAIAFSILVEAFNQWVRFNRERNERRQPFRQRTADAVLRMLGARPANGHDDAHEERGDEAEERLQPAEHEMIRSVLGLADRPVSSVMTVRADVQWIDLARGHEDVVARLVASPHTRLLVGEGDLDSLRGVVQSRDLLADLLQGRPLQLEGNLREPQYVLSSASALHALELIRQHPVPLAVAVDEYGSVEGLVTANDLLAAIAGDLADTQDARYGVVAQGEDCWEADGALTLDDLQRLAGVSLPRSADYMTISGLVLEQLGRLPDIGDAVEVAGVRVTVLAMEKRRIARLRVQRLPEA from the coding sequence ATGGAATGGCTGGCTGACCCCTCGATCTGGATGGGCCTTGCGACCCTGGTGGTGCTGGAGATCGTTCTCGGCATCGACAATCTGGTGTTCATCGCGATCCTGGCCGACAAGCTGCCGCCCCACCAGCGTGACCGCGCACGGGTGATCGGCCTGGCCCTGGCGCTGCTGATGCGGCTGGTGCTGCTGGCGGCACTGGCATGGATCATGAAGTTGACCGAACCGCTGCTCACGCTGTTCGAGCACAGCTTCTCCGGGCGTGACCTGATCCTGCTGGGCGGTGGCCTGTTCCTGCTGTTCAAGGGCACGATGGAGCTGCACGAGCGGCTGGAAGGGCGCGAGCATCACGAAGAGGGCAGGAAGGTCTACGCCAGCTTCGCGATGGTGGTGGCGCAGATCGTGGTGCTCGACGCGGTGTTCTCGCTGGACTCGGTGATCACCGCGGTGGGCATGGTCGACAACCTGGGCGTGATGTACGCAGCGGTGACCATCGCGATGGCGCTGATGCTGGTGGCCAGCAAGCCGCTCACCCGTTTCGTCAACAAGCACCCGACCGTGGTGGTGCTGTGCCTGGGCTTCCTGCTGATGATCGGCTTCAGCCTGGTCGCCGAAGGCCTGGGCTACAGGATTCCGAAGGGCTACCTGTACGCGGCCATTGCGTTCTCGATCCTGGTCGAGGCATTCAACCAGTGGGTGCGCTTCAACCGCGAGCGCAACGAGCGCCGGCAGCCGTTCCGCCAGCGCACGGCCGATGCGGTGCTGCGCATGCTGGGGGCGCGCCCGGCCAATGGCCACGACGATGCGCATGAGGAGCGCGGCGATGAGGCGGAGGAACGCCTGCAGCCGGCCGAACACGAGATGATCCGCAGTGTGCTGGGCCTGGCCGATCGTCCGGTGTCCAGCGTGATGACCGTGCGTGCCGATGTGCAGTGGATCGACCTGGCCCGTGGTCACGAGGATGTGGTGGCCCGCCTGGTGGCCTCGCCGCACACCCGCCTGCTGGTGGGCGAGGGTGACCTGGACAGCCTGCGTGGTGTGGTGCAGAGCCGGGATCTGCTGGCCGACCTGCTGCAGGGCAGGCCGCTGCAGCTGGAAGGCAACCTGCGCGAGCCGCAGTACGTACTGTCCAGCGCCAGCGCCCTGCATGCGCTGGAACTGATCCGCCAGCACCCGGTGCCGCTGGCGGTGGCGGTGGACGAATACGGAAGCGTGGAAGGCCTGGTCACCGCCAATGACCTGCTGGCGGCCATTGCCGGCGATCTGGCCGATACCCAGGACGCGCGCTATGGCGTGGTGGCGCAGGGCGAGGATTGCTGGGAGGCCGATGGCGCGCTGACCCTGGACGATCTGCAGCGCCTGGCCGGCGTATCGCTGCCGCGCAGTGCCGACTACATGACCATCTCGGGACTGGTGCTGGAGCAGCTGGGACGCCTGCCGGACATCGGCGACGCGGTCGAGGTGGCCGGTGTGCGCGTCACCGTGCTGGCGATGGAGAAACGCCGGATCGCCCGCCTGCGGGTGCAGCGCCTGCCGGAGGCGTGA
- a CDS encoding metallophosphoesterase, with the protein MLSTMGLLMGLYVAWRLFWPLRLPLWAKALLSLLLVALAVQLRIVATFWGTMASPEIPRMAIATLATGSTAVLLLALGLLVLDAGLLLSRALRWPRAVAALRTRMLRPLAAGLALLLSAYGVSQGMAVPTVRQIDVRIAGLPAAFDGYRVLQLTDIHASRLLTGDWVRRVVAESNSLEPDLIVITGDLIDGTVAARRNDFQPLGDLQAPDGVIAITGNHEYYAQYREWMQAFRALHMQVLENSHTQVRRGSAALTIAGVTDPVAARYGLPLPDLDAALAGAAPAAPVILLDHRPRNAREAAERGVKLQLSGHTHGGQIIGMDQLVKRANGGYVSGRYAVDDMTLYVSNGAGLWAGFPARIGVPSEITLITLRRAP; encoded by the coding sequence GTGCTGAGTACGATGGGGTTGTTGATGGGCCTGTATGTGGCCTGGCGCCTGTTCTGGCCGCTGCGGCTGCCGCTCTGGGCCAAGGCGCTGCTGTCACTGCTGCTGGTGGCGCTGGCGGTGCAGCTGCGCATCGTCGCTACGTTCTGGGGCACGATGGCGTCGCCGGAGATCCCACGAATGGCCATCGCCACCCTCGCCACCGGTTCCACCGCGGTGCTGCTGTTGGCACTGGGGCTGCTGGTGCTGGATGCGGGCCTGCTGCTGTCGCGTGCGCTGCGCTGGCCGCGTGCGGTGGCGGCGCTGCGCACGCGCATGCTGCGGCCGCTGGCGGCCGGGTTGGCCCTGCTGCTCAGCGCTTACGGTGTCAGCCAGGGCATGGCGGTACCGACGGTGCGGCAGATCGACGTGCGCATCGCCGGGCTGCCGGCCGCCTTCGACGGCTACCGTGTGCTGCAGCTCACCGACATCCACGCCAGCCGCCTGCTGACCGGCGACTGGGTGCGTCGGGTCGTGGCAGAGAGCAATTCGCTGGAGCCGGATCTGATCGTGATCACCGGCGACCTGATCGATGGCACGGTGGCGGCGCGCCGCAACGATTTCCAGCCGCTGGGTGACCTCCAGGCGCCGGACGGGGTGATCGCCATCACCGGCAACCACGAGTACTACGCCCAGTACCGCGAATGGATGCAGGCCTTCCGCGCGCTGCACATGCAGGTGCTGGAAAACAGCCATACCCAGGTGCGTCGCGGCAGTGCCGCGCTCACCATCGCCGGTGTCACCGATCCCGTTGCGGCGCGCTATGGCCTGCCGCTTCCCGATCTGGACGCCGCGCTGGCCGGTGCCGCGCCGGCCGCGCCGGTGATCCTGCTGGACCACCGTCCGCGCAACGCGCGCGAAGCGGCCGAGCGCGGCGTGAAGCTGCAGTTGTCCGGGCATACCCATGGTGGCCAGATCATCGGCATGGACCAGCTGGTGAAGCGGGCCAACGGCGGCTACGTATCCGGCCGTTACGCGGTGGACGACATGACCCTGTACGTCAGCAACGGCGCCGGCCTGTGGGCAGGCTTCCCGGCACGCATCGGCGTGCCTTCGGAAATCACCCTGATCACCCTGCGCCGCGCACCGTGA
- a CDS encoding SDR family NAD(P)-dependent oxidoreductase, which yields MTSTSSRRRALVIGGSRGIGAAIAQRLAADGHEVAITYVSRPEAAQASLEAIRMHAGRAIAVHADSSDADALRQAVAATTQAFGGLDVLVVNAGLYRHTPIDSVDLATLDQLLAVNIRGVVLAIQAALPQLSAGGRIITIGSNTAVRSGSPGSSLYAMSKAAVAALVRELALELAPRGITINNLQPGPTATDITAGWDAMLAARVPLGRIAQPAEIASLASWVAGPEAGYMTGSSLTIDGGFIL from the coding sequence ATGACATCGACTTCTTCCCGCCGCCGTGCACTGGTCATCGGCGGCTCACGCGGCATCGGCGCGGCGATCGCGCAGCGCCTGGCTGCCGACGGCCATGAGGTGGCCATCACCTACGTCTCGCGCCCCGAAGCGGCGCAGGCATCGCTTGAGGCCATCCGCATGCACGCTGGCCGTGCCATCGCCGTCCACGCCGACAGCAGCGATGCCGATGCACTGCGCCAGGCCGTGGCCGCCACCACGCAGGCCTTCGGCGGGCTGGATGTGCTGGTGGTCAACGCCGGCCTCTACCGGCATACGCCTATCGACAGCGTGGACCTGGCCACGCTGGACCAGCTGCTGGCGGTGAACATCCGCGGCGTGGTGCTGGCCATCCAGGCGGCGCTCCCGCAGCTGTCGGCGGGCGGCCGCATCATCACCATCGGCAGCAACACCGCCGTTCGCAGCGGCTCACCGGGCAGCAGCCTGTACGCGATGAGCAAGGCGGCGGTGGCCGCGCTGGTGCGCGAGCTGGCGCTGGAGCTGGCCCCCCGCGGCATCACCATCAACAACCTGCAACCCGGGCCGACCGCAACCGACATCACCGCCGGATGGGATGCAATGCTGGCTGCGCGGGTGCCGCTGGGCCGCATCGCCCAGCCTGCCGAGATCGCGTCACTGGCCAGCTGGGTGGCCGGCCCGGAGGCCGGCTACATGACCGGCAGCAGCCTGACCATCGATGGCGGCTTCATCCTCTGA
- a CDS encoding ferric reductase-like transmembrane domain-containing protein, whose product MAAATPSFLHGWRLFVAIAVVLIAFAMAAFALQPDVVEGSRAAIRVTARTSFLLFLAAFTASSFASLLPGAFTRFLLRERRIVGLSFAFSHLLHAVAITAFGILNPAFWPARSALANLPGTVGYVAILALAITSHRGIARRMGPTAWRRLHVTGMWIIAAVFTYSYFKRVPANFWYAVPSALLFTAFVVRWIAKRAQTLRRGARSHASQPAS is encoded by the coding sequence ATGGCTGCTGCAACCCCCTCCTTCCTGCACGGCTGGCGCCTGTTCGTGGCCATCGCCGTCGTGCTGATCGCCTTCGCGATGGCCGCGTTCGCCCTGCAACCTGATGTGGTGGAAGGCAGCCGTGCGGCCATCCGGGTGACCGCGCGCACGTCGTTCCTGCTGTTCCTGGCCGCGTTCACTGCGTCTTCGTTCGCCAGCCTGCTGCCCGGCGCGTTCACCCGGTTCCTGTTGCGCGAGCGCCGCATCGTCGGCCTGTCGTTCGCGTTCTCGCACCTGCTGCATGCAGTGGCGATCACCGCCTTCGGCATCCTCAACCCCGCGTTCTGGCCGGCGCGCTCGGCCCTGGCCAACCTGCCGGGCACCGTGGGCTACGTGGCCATCCTCGCGCTGGCGATCACCTCGCACCGCGGCATCGCCCGGCGCATGGGACCTACCGCATGGAGGCGCCTGCACGTGACCGGCATGTGGATCATCGCCGCGGTGTTCACCTATTCGTACTTCAAGCGCGTGCCCGCCAACTTCTGGTACGCGGTGCCCTCGGCGCTGCTGTTCACCGCCTTCGTGGTGCGCTGGATCGCCAAGCGGGCACAGACGCTGCGGCGCGGTGCGCGTTCGCATGCTTCGCAACCGGCGTCCTGA
- a CDS encoding HvfC family RiPP maturation protein, with the protein MAESLATLQRRWADHVRDPSMTAPEGVEARRLAVYRRLCIDSLDSLLAGSLPRLQHRLGTQRWRATVEDYYARHACHTPLFPQIAAEFAHWLAAQDTLGLPGWAAELAHYESTQQALHIEAREAGQPLPRAAVGTDVLALSTHVRVLGYQWPVHRDDALAAPSDATPTLLLLQRHADFSVHTQMLAPLAYALLTALGNNGARVDDALGTLAANHGVERADLQASSAPLLADLCAAGVLVAAHPC; encoded by the coding sequence ATGGCTGAGTCGCTGGCAACCCTCCAACGACGTTGGGCCGACCATGTGCGCGACCCTTCCATGACCGCACCCGAGGGTGTCGAGGCGCGTCGGCTGGCGGTGTACCGCCGCCTGTGCATCGACAGCCTGGACTCCCTGCTGGCCGGCAGCCTGCCGCGCCTGCAGCACCGGTTGGGCACGCAGCGCTGGCGCGCCACCGTCGAGGACTACTACGCCCGCCATGCCTGCCACACCCCGTTGTTCCCGCAGATCGCCGCCGAGTTCGCGCATTGGCTGGCGGCACAGGACACGCTCGGGTTGCCGGGCTGGGCCGCGGAACTGGCGCACTACGAAAGCACGCAGCAAGCGCTGCACATTGAAGCGCGCGAGGCCGGACAGCCGTTGCCGCGTGCCGCGGTGGGCACGGACGTGCTTGCGCTGTCGACGCATGTCCGGGTGCTGGGCTACCAGTGGCCGGTGCACCGGGACGACGCGCTGGCGGCACCGTCAGATGCGACGCCAACCTTGCTGCTGCTGCAACGCCACGCCGATTTCAGCGTGCACACGCAGATGCTGGCACCGCTGGCCTATGCCCTGCTGACGGCGCTGGGCAACAACGGCGCCCGCGTCGACGACGCACTAGGGACGCTGGCAGCGAACCACGGCGTGGAGCGCGCTGATCTGCAGGCGTCCAGCGCACCGTTGCTGGCCGACCTCTGCGCCGCCGGCGTGCTGGTCGCGGCGCACCCCTGCTGA
- a CDS encoding HvfB family MNIO-type RiPP peptide maturase: MSLLLPSASAGLGLRRGLIDDLLAMPADALDFLEVSPDNWIGVGGAHGAALRQLSERHRLTCHGLSLSLGGPDPLDRTLLAQTRAFLDLHQVHLYSEHLSYCAAGGHVYDLLPLPFTAEAVRHVAGRIRQVQDSLGRRIAVENISYYAVPGADMSEIDFINAVLDEADCDLLLDVNNVFVNACNNGYNAFDFLARVPAHRVASLHVAGHFDEDDGFKIDTHGAPVKGVVWALLREAYARVGVHPTLLERDFNFPPLAELLDEVAQIRQAQADALMPEVAHG; this comes from the coding sequence ATGTCCCTGCTGCTGCCTTCCGCCAGCGCCGGTCTTGGCCTGCGCCGTGGCCTGATCGACGACCTGCTGGCGATGCCGGCCGATGCCCTCGACTTCCTCGAAGTGTCGCCGGACAACTGGATCGGCGTCGGCGGCGCGCACGGCGCCGCCCTGCGCCAGCTGAGCGAGCGCCACCGCCTCACCTGCCATGGCCTGTCGCTGTCGCTGGGTGGCCCGGACCCACTGGACCGCACGCTGCTGGCGCAGACCCGTGCCTTCCTGGACCTGCATCAGGTGCACCTGTACAGCGAACACCTGAGCTACTGCGCCGCCGGCGGACACGTCTATGACCTGCTGCCGCTGCCGTTCACCGCCGAAGCCGTGCGCCACGTCGCCGGCCGCATCCGCCAGGTGCAGGACAGCCTGGGCCGCCGCATCGCAGTGGAGAACATTTCCTACTACGCGGTGCCCGGTGCCGACATGAGCGAGATCGACTTCATCAACGCCGTGCTCGACGAGGCCGACTGCGATCTGCTGCTGGACGTCAACAACGTCTTCGTCAACGCCTGCAACAACGGCTACAACGCCTTCGATTTCCTGGCCCGCGTACCTGCCCATCGGGTGGCCTCGCTGCATGTGGCCGGCCACTTCGACGAGGACGACGGCTTCAAGATCGACACCCATGGCGCGCCGGTGAAGGGCGTGGTCTGGGCCCTGCTGCGCGAGGCCTATGCCCGCGTCGGCGTGCACCCCACCCTGCTCGAACGCGACTTCAACTTCCCGCCACTGGCCGAGCTGCTGGACGAAGTCGCGCAGATCCGCCAGGCCCAGGCCGACGCGCTGATGCCGGAGGTGGCCCATGGCTGA
- a CDS encoding HvfA family oxazolone/thioamide-modified RiPP metallophore, which yields MSVPTQNTTASRLPRIGAIGIALAGGLLLAGQAAAVQPLALSAVAMSAAAEGKCGEGKCGANKAATSKPAGKAKVAEGQCGEGKCGDASFARTDRDHDGRVSRAEFNAVAATRAAEFDRIDTDHDGYISEQEAHDYLRRVYTANGKPMPKGLFSRVAD from the coding sequence ATGTCCGTCCCGACCCAGAACACCACCGCTTCCCGTCTGCCGCGCATCGGCGCCATCGGCATCGCCCTCGCCGGGGGCCTGCTGCTGGCCGGCCAGGCCGCGGCCGTCCAGCCGCTGGCACTCAGTGCCGTGGCCATGAGCGCCGCTGCCGAAGGCAAGTGCGGTGAAGGCAAGTGCGGCGCCAACAAGGCCGCCACCTCCAAGCCGGCCGGCAAGGCCAAGGTGGCCGAGGGCCAATGCGGCGAAGGCAAGTGCGGCGACGCCTCGTTCGCCCGCACCGACCGTGACCACGACGGCAGGGTGTCGCGCGCCGAGTTCAACGCCGTGGCCGCCACGCGTGCCGCCGAATTCGACCGCATCGATACCGACCACGACGGCTACATCAGCGAACAGGAAGCGCACGACTACCTGCGCAGGGTCTACACCGCCAACGGCAAGCCGATGCCGAAGGGCCTGTTCTCACGCGTTGCCGACTGA
- a CDS encoding HvfX family Cu-binding RiPP maturation protein: MTSTTASLYTPRLDAVGRWLSPLALRALLAWEFFESGREKLGGQNWFADLDGRFPFPFSTLPASLNWQLATWLELVGAVMLLLGLATRSVAYIFWVLTIVAIAAVHWPDQWNGLGELWQGYAITDQGYGNFKLPLLFLAMLLPLILNGGGALSLDRLLAGPQRATVGNDGLGWGVSLIALLLPVAALLPGIGFGGALLGAALLLGHALRRRRSA; the protein is encoded by the coding sequence ATGACCAGCACCACCGCTTCGCTGTACACCCCTCGCCTGGATGCGGTCGGCCGCTGGCTCTCGCCGCTGGCCCTGCGCGCCCTGCTGGCCTGGGAGTTCTTCGAATCCGGCCGCGAGAAGCTGGGCGGCCAGAACTGGTTCGCCGACCTGGACGGCCGCTTCCCGTTCCCCTTCTCCACCCTGCCGGCATCGCTCAACTGGCAGCTGGCCACCTGGCTGGAACTGGTTGGCGCAGTGATGCTGCTGCTGGGCCTGGCCACGCGCTCGGTGGCCTACATCTTCTGGGTGCTCACCATCGTCGCCATCGCCGCCGTGCACTGGCCCGACCAGTGGAACGGCCTGGGCGAACTCTGGCAGGGCTATGCGATCACCGACCAGGGCTACGGCAACTTCAAGCTGCCGCTGCTGTTCCTGGCCATGCTGCTGCCGCTGATCCTCAACGGCGGCGGTGCGCTCAGCCTGGATCGCCTGCTGGCCGGCCCGCAGCGCGCCACGGTCGGCAATGACGGCCTCGGCTGGGGCGTGAGCCTGATCGCCCTGCTGCTGCCGGTCGCCGCGCTGCTGCCCGGCATCGGCTTCGGTGGCGCCCTGCTCGGCGCTGCGCTGTTGCTGGGCCACGCGCTGCGCCGTCGCCGCAGCGCCTGA
- a CDS encoding alpha/beta fold hydrolase — translation MIRTTLLAAALALAGAATPAFAAQADAGAAPTVILVHGAFADGSSWNKVIATLHDWKLPAVAVQNPLSSLADDVAATRRAIAAAPGKVVLVGHSWGGTVITEAGNDPKVQALVYVAAFAPDAGQSSAQQGEGFPVGPGLARLQERNGYLTLPADAIAQDFAPDVMKKTAALLYSTQVPLKASALGEAVTTAAWRSKPSWYVISRDDRMLSPQLQAATARRIGAQVQSIGSSHVSLLSHPAQVADSILEAAGVKPAELPLAEQGG, via the coding sequence ATGATCCGCACCACCCTGCTTGCCGCCGCCCTGGCCCTGGCCGGCGCCGCCACCCCCGCCTTCGCCGCGCAGGCCGATGCCGGCGCAGCGCCCACGGTCATCCTGGTCCACGGCGCCTTCGCCGACGGCTCCAGCTGGAACAAGGTCATCGCGACGCTGCATGACTGGAAGCTGCCGGCGGTGGCCGTGCAGAACCCGCTCAGTTCGCTGGCCGATGATGTGGCCGCCACCCGCCGTGCGATTGCCGCGGCGCCGGGCAAGGTGGTGCTGGTCGGGCACAGCTGGGGCGGCACGGTGATCACCGAAGCCGGCAACGACCCGAAGGTGCAGGCGCTGGTCTACGTGGCGGCGTTCGCGCCCGATGCCGGCCAGTCGTCGGCGCAGCAGGGCGAGGGCTTTCCGGTCGGCCCGGGGCTGGCCCGGCTGCAGGAACGCAACGGCTACCTGACCCTGCCGGCCGACGCCATCGCGCAGGACTTCGCGCCGGACGTGATGAAGAAGACCGCCGCCCTGCTGTACAGCACCCAGGTACCCCTGAAGGCCAGCGCACTGGGCGAAGCGGTGACGACCGCAGCCTGGCGCAGCAAGCCCAGCTGGTACGTGATCAGCCGCGATGACCGCATGCTGTCGCCACAGCTGCAGGCGGCCACCGCGCGCCGCATCGGGGCGCAGGTGCAGTCGATTGGCAGCAGCCACGTTTCGTTGCTCTCGCACCCGGCACAGGTGGCCGACAGCATCCTCGAAGCGGCCGGGGTGAAGCCGGCCGAGCTGCCGCTGGCCGAGCAGGGCGGCTGA
- a CDS encoding redoxin family protein produces MARLRSYTLPLLLALCGGAALLLAWPSPDAGAQPAAGPPPAGFQGGGPWHNSPPLTLQQLRGQVVLVEFWTYTCRNCLNVAPYVHQWHRRYAAQGLQVIGVHTPEFADEGRPGNVRHALQRLDIRWPVVQDNQYRIWNAWGNRFWPALYLIDRQGRVVYRHYGEGDYARTESEIQRLLASP; encoded by the coding sequence ATGGCCCGCCTTCGCAGCTACACGCTGCCGTTGCTGCTGGCCCTGTGCGGCGGCGCGGCCCTGCTGCTGGCATGGCCAAGCCCCGACGCCGGCGCGCAGCCGGCGGCGGGGCCGCCGCCGGCCGGGTTCCAGGGCGGTGGCCCCTGGCACAACAGCCCGCCCCTCACCCTCCAGCAGCTGCGCGGGCAGGTGGTGCTGGTCGAGTTCTGGACCTACACCTGCCGCAACTGCCTCAACGTCGCGCCGTACGTCCACCAGTGGCACCGCCGCTACGCGGCGCAGGGCCTGCAGGTGATCGGCGTGCATACCCCGGAGTTCGCCGATGAAGGACGGCCGGGCAACGTGCGCCATGCCCTCCAGCGGCTGGACATCCGCTGGCCGGTGGTGCAGGACAACCAGTACCGGATCTGGAACGCCTGGGGCAACCGCTTCTGGCCTGCGCTGTACCTGATCGACCGCCAGGGGCGGGTGGTCTACCGCCACTACGGCGAAGGAGATTACGCACGCACCGAAAGCGAGATCCAGCGCCTGCTGGCCAGCCCCTGA
- a CDS encoding response regulator: protein MNHVPHILVVDDDSEIRQMLADYLQRNGLRVSQADGGRAMRALMDTHAVDLVVLDVMMPGEDGLSLCRNLRAGKHRAVPVVLLTARDDETDRIIGLEMGADDYVTKPFSSRELLARINAVIRRTQMLPPNLQVTEAGRQLAFGEWRLDTTARHLLDAQDTAYPLSGAEFRLLRVFLDHANRVLSRDQLLSLTQGRDAELFDRSIDLLVSRVRQRLGDDAREPTYIKTVRSEGYVFSMPVQMLGPEE, encoded by the coding sequence ATGAACCACGTACCGCACATCCTTGTCGTCGACGATGACAGCGAAATCCGCCAGATGCTGGCCGACTACCTGCAGCGCAATGGACTGCGTGTCAGCCAGGCCGATGGCGGTCGCGCCATGCGCGCGCTGATGGATACCCATGCCGTGGACCTGGTGGTGCTGGACGTGATGATGCCCGGCGAGGACGGCCTGAGCCTGTGCCGCAACCTGCGTGCCGGCAAGCACCGCGCGGTGCCGGTGGTGCTGCTGACCGCACGCGATGACGAGACCGACCGCATCATCGGGCTGGAGATGGGCGCCGACGACTATGTGACCAAGCCGTTCTCCTCGCGCGAACTGCTGGCCCGCATCAACGCGGTGATCCGCCGCACGCAGATGCTGCCGCCGAACCTGCAGGTGACCGAGGCGGGCCGCCAGCTGGCGTTCGGTGAGTGGCGGCTGGACACCACCGCGCGCCACCTGCTGGATGCGCAGGACACCGCCTATCCGCTCAGTGGCGCCGAGTTCCGCCTGCTGCGCGTGTTCCTCGACCATGCCAACCGCGTGCTCAGCCGCGATCAGCTGCTGAGCCTGACCCAGGGCCGTGACGCTGAACTGTTCGATCGTTCCATCGATCTGCTGGTCAGCCGTGTACGCCAGCGCCTGGGCGACGACGCACGCGAGCCCACCTACATCAAGACCGTGCGCAGCGAAGGGTATGTGTTCAGCATGCCGGTGCAGATGCTGGGGCCGGAGGAATGA
- a CDS encoding sensor histidine kinase: MSAAVRRLPWPRTLSARLLLLLLGGLSVAHALSFGLLFFERYQATRSMMLRNLDEDVAVSVALLEHLPASERDAWVPRLERRTYRYLLRPAAPGPAVLTDRARQVTGIIDDSLQHRYPLQVRQVARMPERFEVELRLRDGTPLTIEVTPSGLPLARWLPAVLLLQLALLLLCAWWAVRLAMRPLAQLSHAVEHLQPGKEGPALPEAGPAEVGAAAAALNALQARIRGHVSERLQILAAISHDLQTPITRMKLRVETLPEDATQQRLLADLDHLGQLVREGVAYARSSHVASGAPVAMDLGAFLASVVGDYKDMGRPVTGGAPPGLIVQTWPQPLRRVVGNLVDNALRYAGSADIEAGRDPAGRVWIQVSDRGPGIPEDQLQAVLAPFHRLESSRNRDTGGTGLGLAIALQLAQSLGGSLQLHNREGGGLQAVLQLPGS; this comes from the coding sequence ATGAGCGCCGCCGTGCGTCGCCTGCCGTGGCCGCGCACGCTGTCGGCACGGCTGCTGCTGTTGCTGCTGGGCGGCTTGAGCGTAGCCCATGCGCTTTCGTTCGGGCTGCTGTTCTTCGAGCGTTACCAGGCCACGCGGAGCATGATGCTGCGCAACCTGGACGAGGATGTGGCGGTGAGCGTGGCGTTGCTGGAGCACCTTCCCGCCAGCGAACGCGACGCCTGGGTGCCGCGCCTGGAGCGGCGCACCTACCGCTATCTGCTGCGCCCGGCGGCGCCCGGTCCGGCCGTGCTGACCGATCGCGCCCGGCAGGTGACCGGCATCATCGATGACAGCCTGCAGCACCGTTATCCCCTGCAGGTGCGCCAGGTCGCGCGCATGCCCGAGCGTTTCGAAGTGGAACTGCGGCTGCGCGACGGCACGCCGCTGACCATCGAAGTCACGCCGTCTGGCCTGCCGCTGGCGCGCTGGCTGCCCGCCGTGCTGCTGTTGCAGCTGGCGCTGCTGCTGCTGTGCGCATGGTGGGCGGTGCGGCTGGCGATGCGCCCGCTGGCGCAGCTGTCGCACGCGGTCGAACATCTGCAGCCCGGCAAGGAGGGGCCGGCGCTGCCCGAAGCGGGGCCAGCGGAGGTCGGAGCCGCTGCCGCGGCGCTGAACGCACTGCAGGCGCGCATCCGGGGCCATGTCAGCGAGCGCCTGCAGATCCTGGCGGCCATCTCGCATGATCTGCAGACGCCGATCACGCGGATGAAGCTGCGGGTGGAGACGCTGCCCGAAGACGCCACCCAGCAGCGCCTGCTGGCCGACCTGGACCATCTGGGCCAGCTGGTGCGCGAGGGCGTGGCCTACGCGCGCAGCAGCCATGTGGCCAGTGGTGCGCCGGTAGCGATGGACCTGGGCGCGTTCCTGGCCAGTGTGGTCGGTGACTACAAAGACATGGGCAGGCCGGTCACCGGCGGCGCGCCACCTGGCCTGATCGTGCAGACCTGGCCGCAGCCGCTGCGGCGCGTGGTCGGCAATCTGGTCGACAACGCGCTGCGCTATGCCGGCAGTGCGGACATCGAGGCCGGCCGTGATCCAGCGGGCAGGGTGTGGATCCAGGTTTCCGATCGCGGCCCCGGCATTCCCGAGGACCAGCTGCAGGCAGTGCTGGCGCCCTTCCATCGGCTGGAAAGCTCGCGCAACCGCGATACCGGCGGCACCGGCCTGGGCCTGGCGATTGCCCTGCAGCTGGCGCAATCGCTGGGTGGTTCGCTGCAGCTGCACAACCGCGAAGGCGGTGGGCTGCAGGCGGTGCTGCAGCTGCCGGGGTCGTAG